One stretch of Vulpes lagopus strain Blue_001 chromosome 12, ASM1834538v1, whole genome shotgun sequence DNA includes these proteins:
- the LHX3 gene encoding LIM/homeobox protein Lhx3, with the protein MEARGELGPGRESAGGDLLLALLARREDLRREIPLCAGCDQHILDRFILKALDRHWHSKCLKCTDCHTPLAERCFSRGESVYCKDDFFKRFGTKCAACQLGIPPTQVVRRAQDFVYHLHCFACVVCKRQLATGDEFYLMEDSRLVCKADYETAKQREAEATAKRPRTTITAKQLETLKSAYNTSPKPARHVREQLSSETGLDMRVVQVWFQNRRAKEKRLKKDAGRQRWGPYFRSMKRARGGPKSDKDSVQEEGQDSDADVSFTDEPTMADLGPANGLYSSLGEPTSALGRPAGAPGSFPLEHGGLAGPEQYRELRPSSPYGVPPSPAALQSLPGPQPLLSSLVYPDASLGLVPSGTPGGPPPMRVLAGNGPSSDLSTGSSGGYPDFPASPASWLDEVDHGQF; encoded by the exons ATGGAGGCGCGCGGGGAGCTGGGCCCGGGCCGCGAGTCGGCGGGCGGAGACCTGCTGCTGGCGCTGCTGGCGCGGAGGGAGGACCTACGCCGAG AGATCCCGCTGTGCGCCGGCTGCGACCAGCACATCCTGGACCGCTTCATCCTCAAGGCACTGGACCGCCACTGGCACAGCAAGTGCCTCAAGTGCACGGACTGCCACACGCCCCTGGCCGAGCGTTGCTTCAGCCGCGGGGAGAGCGTCTACTGCAAGGACGACTTTTTCAA GCGATTCGGGACCAAGTGCGCCGCGTGCCAGCTGGGCATCCCGCCCACGCAGGTGGTGCGCCGCGCCCAGGACTTCGTGTACCACCTGCACTGCTTCGCCTGCGTCGTGTGCAAGCGGCAGCTGGCCACAGGCGACGAGTTCTACCTCATGGAAGACAGCCGGCTCGTGTGCAAGGCGGATTACGAGACGGCCAAGCAGCGCG AGGCGGAGGCCACGGCCAAGAGGCCGCGCACGACCATCACGGCCAAGCAGCTGGAGACCTTGAAGAGCGCCTACAACACGTCGCCCAAGCCGGCGCGCCACGTGCGCGAGCAGCTGTCGTCGGAGACGGGCCTGGACATGCGGGtcgtgcag gtGTGGTTCCAGAACCGCCGCGCCAAGGAAAAGCGGCTCAAGAAGGATGCGGGCCGGCAGCGCTGGGGCCCGTACTTCCGCAGCATGAAGCGCGCCCGCGGCGGCCCCAAGTCGGACAAGGACAGCgtccaggaggaggggcaggacaGCGACGCCGACGTCTCCTTCACGG ATGAGCCGACCATGGCCGACCTGGGCCCTGCCAATGGCCTCTACAGCAGCCTGGGGGAGCCCACCTCAGCCCTGGGCAGGCCTGCGGGAGCCCCAGGCAGCTTCCCACTGGAGCACGGAGGCCTGGCCGGCCCGGAGCAGTACCGTGAGCTGCGCCCCAGCAGCCCCTATGGGGTCCCCCCATCCCCAGCTGCCCTGCAGAgcctccctggcccccagccccttcTCTCTAGCTTAGTATATCCAGATGCCAGTTTGGGCCTGGTGCCCTCGGGCACCCCAGGTGGGCCCCCACCCATGAGGGTGCTGGCCGGAAACGGACCCAGCTCCGACCTGTCCACAGGGAGCAGTGGGGGCTACCCCGACTTCCCCGCGAGCCCCGCCTCCTGGCTGGATGAGGTTGACCACGGCCAGTTCTGA